A single region of the Buchnera aphidicola (Pseudoregma panicola) genome encodes:
- the nuoG gene encoding NADH-quinone oxidoreductase subunit NuoG, which translates to MVTILIDKNRYEVDLSKNILENCLENNVNIPYFCWHPSLGSAGSCRQCAVKHKFIDFNGIIQTRIIMSCMSKPEKNMEIYVNNDDEINKFRKSIIELLMIHHPHDCPICPEGGNCHLQDMTVLSNHNNRRYRYKKRIYKSQYLGKFISHEMNRCISCYRCVRFYKDYADGKDFDVYGLSNNLYFGRVEDGNLESEHSGNLIEICPTGVFTDKLHNKNYSRKVDMSHTPSICNFCSVGCNIIGSERLGILRKIENRYHGDINGHFICDLGRFGYHVLNKKNIPLYPFMLKKNKRLKLSKNQAIKEAKNILKKSKKILGIGSYRSNIENNFSLLNFVGNKNFSNGMMENESKCNNIIVNFLKKNCTNIPTLKEIENYDAAIIIGQDITITAPRMSLSIRQSVKNQINNKNFNFKKICNFLKISSKNKIFNKNNSSTFILSNDSTKLDDISKINYYSNYEDQSKFLFFLDKIINNEKIKKCDFFISLKEKILYIAKILTICKKPLIILSFYDHNLNLLKSCINLIDSLTKVNPNLGSVFLTSGSNSISTSIMSNISLEKILKIACKEKNISIILMENDLYRLISKNIIKKIFKKNNKIIVLDHINTNSMKNFNLSLPTSSFLESTGTIVNYEARSQKYFKVFDKKHDNKLSNRMDSWKWISKIYYKINKKKSKCNSLDGIINLCLKKIPYFEGIQNSSPRSNFRIIGQKIPRYANRASGRTILRNNKKDFKKDVIYDSDTMFSMSMEGYKNFNNKISHIPFVWSPGTNSSQAWNNISKENFFSGKKLFTFVKKKNIKRNKISFCKNFNKKEIIVTRHNYLFSCDEISQFYETFIKENDFIPGFINLKYANFLKLKKGNILLFRFNSRNFKIIIYFSKFLKHGYISLPIGSFEIPLFLNGYKIKKFKII; encoded by the coding sequence ATGGTTACAATATTAATAGATAAAAATAGATATGAAGTAGATTTATCAAAAAATATATTAGAAAATTGTCTTGAAAATAATGTTAATATTCCATATTTTTGTTGGCACCCTTCTTTAGGCAGTGCTGGATCTTGTAGACAATGTGCTGTAAAACATAAATTTATAGATTTTAATGGAATTATACAAACTAGAATAATAATGTCATGTATGTCTAAACCTGAAAAAAATATGGAAATTTATGTAAATAATGATGATGAAATAAATAAATTTAGAAAAAGTATTATTGAATTATTAATGATTCATCACCCTCATGATTGTCCTATATGCCCAGAAGGAGGAAATTGTCATTTACAAGATATGACAGTTCTTTCTAATCATAATAATAGAAGGTATAGATATAAAAAAAGAATATATAAAAGTCAGTATTTAGGAAAATTTATATCTCATGAAATGAATAGATGTATTTCTTGTTATAGATGTGTTAGATTTTATAAAGATTATGCTGATGGAAAAGATTTTGATGTATATGGTTTGTCTAACAATCTTTATTTTGGTAGAGTTGAAGATGGCAATTTAGAAAGTGAACATTCTGGTAATTTGATAGAAATTTGTCCAACTGGAGTTTTTACTGATAAATTGCATAATAAAAATTATAGTAGAAAAGTTGATATGAGTCATACACCTAGTATATGCAATTTTTGTAGTGTAGGTTGTAATATCATTGGAAGTGAAAGATTAGGTATACTTAGAAAAATAGAAAATAGATATCATGGTGATATTAATGGTCATTTTATTTGTGATTTAGGAAGATTTGGTTATCATGTTTTAAATAAAAAAAATATTCCATTATATCCGTTTATGTTAAAAAAAAATAAAAGATTAAAATTAAGTAAAAATCAAGCAATTAAAGAAGCTAAAAATATTTTAAAAAAATCAAAAAAAATATTAGGAATAGGTTCTTATAGATCTAATATAGAAAATAATTTTTCTTTATTAAATTTTGTAGGAAATAAAAATTTTTCTAATGGTATGATGGAGAATGAAAGTAAATGTAATAATATTATAGTAAATTTTTTAAAAAAAAATTGTACTAATATACCTACATTAAAAGAAATAGAAAATTATGATGCTGCAATAATTATAGGACAAGATATTACTATTACAGCTCCTAGAATGTCTTTATCCATTAGGCAATCTGTAAAAAATCAAATTAACAATAAAAATTTTAATTTTAAAAAAATATGTAATTTTTTAAAAATTTCTAGTAAAAATAAAATTTTTAATAAAAATAATAGTTCTACTTTTATATTAAGTAATGATTCTACTAAATTAGATGATATTTCTAAAATAAATTATTATAGTAATTATGAAGACCAATCTAAATTTTTATTTTTTTTAGATAAAATTATTAATAATGAGAAAATAAAAAAATGTGATTTTTTTATTTCTTTAAAAGAAAAAATTTTATATATTGCTAAAATATTAACTATATGTAAAAAACCTTTAATAATATTAAGTTTTTATGACCACAATTTAAATTTATTAAAATCTTGTATAAATTTAATAGATTCTTTAACAAAAGTTAATCCTAATTTAGGAAGTGTTTTTTTGACTTCAGGTTCTAATAGTATAAGTACTTCTATTATGAGTAATATTTCATTAGAAAAAATATTGAAAATAGCATGTAAAGAGAAAAATATTTCTATAATTTTAATGGAAAATGATTTATATAGATTAATATCAAAAAATATTATAAAAAAAATTTTTAAAAAAAATAATAAAATAATAGTATTAGATCATATAAATACAAATAGTATGAAAAATTTTAATTTATCATTACCTACTAGTAGTTTTTTAGAAAGTACTGGTACTATAGTTAATTATGAAGCTAGATCTCAAAAATATTTTAAAGTGTTTGATAAAAAACATGATAATAAATTGTCTAATAGAATGGACAGTTGGAAATGGATAAGTAAAATATATTATAAAATTAATAAAAAAAAATCTAAATGTAATAGTTTGGATGGAATAATAAATTTATGTTTAAAAAAAATTCCTTATTTTGAAGGAATACAAAATTCTTCTCCTAGATCTAATTTTAGAATAATTGGACAAAAAATACCTAGATATGCTAATAGAGCCAGTGGAAGAACAATATTAAGAAATAATAAAAAAGATTTTAAAAAAGATGTTATATATGATTCAGATACTATGTTTTCTATGTCTATGGAAGGATATAAAAATTTTAATAATAAAATTAGTCATATACCTTTTGTATGGAGTCCTGGAACTAATTCTTCTCAAGCATGGAATAATATTTCTAAAGAAAATTTTTTTTCTGGAAAAAAATTATTTACATTTGTAAAAAAGAAAAATATAAAACGAAACAAAATATCTTTTTGTAAAAATTTTAACAAGAAAGAAATAATTGTAACTAGACATAATTATTTGTTTTCATGTGATGAAATATCACAATTTTATGAGACTTTTATAAAAGAAAATGATTTTATACCAGGTTTTATAAATTTAAAATATGCAAATTTTTTAAAATTGAAAAAAGGTAATATATTATTATTTAGATTTAATTCTAGAAATTTTAAAATTATAATATATTTTTCAAAATTTTTAAAACATGGTTATATTTCTTTACCAATAGGATCATTTGAAATTCCATTATTTTTAAATGGTTATAAGATAAAAAAATTTAAAATAATATAA
- the nuoI gene encoding NADH-quinone oxidoreductase subunit NuoI, with the protein MLFLKSILYGFFSQIRSIFFTFINIFYKSETVMYPEEKTKLFPRYRGRIVLTKDKNGEDRCVACNLCASVCPSSCIVLQQKKNKNGRNYPKFFKIDFSRCIFCGLCEEACPTAAIQLLPDFELSDYKKKDLIYEKEDLIISNQGKYLDYDFYSVSGVKTKNKNFSKKNKLVDHVDTKKILP; encoded by the coding sequence ATGTTATTTTTAAAAAGTATTTTATATGGATTTTTTTCTCAAATAAGAAGTATTTTTTTTACTTTTATAAATATTTTTTATAAAAGTGAAACTGTTATGTATCCAGAAGAAAAAACTAAACTATTTCCTAGATACAGGGGAAGAATAGTTTTAACTAAAGACAAAAATGGAGAAGATAGATGCGTTGCTTGTAATCTTTGCGCTTCAGTATGTCCTTCTAGTTGCATAGTTTTACAACAAAAAAAAAATAAAAATGGTAGAAATTATCCAAAATTTTTTAAAATAGATTTTTCTAGATGTATTTTTTGTGGTTTGTGTGAAGAAGCTTGCCCTACTGCAGCAATACAACTTTTGCCAGATTTTGAATTATCTGATTACAAAAAAAAAGATTTAATATATGAAAAAGAAGATTTAATAATTTCTAATCAAGGAAAATATTTAGACTATGATTTTTACTCAGTTTCTGGAGTTAAAACAAAAAATAAAAATTTTTCTAAAAAAAATAAACTTGTTGATCATGTAGATACAAAAAAAATATTACCTTAA
- a CDS encoding NADH-quinone oxidoreductase subunit J family protein — translation MQFIFFLSSLTLLISILFIIFINDLLYSALLLIVSFLSTSIIFFLLGSCLAGFLQVIIYSGAILLLFVFIIMIINKKDNFFIIDLDIKKFFEFFLFFLISSIFFVDITYLVLKHLNITQFYKEVDMKRVGKILFSDYFFIVELSSMLLLESLIISFYINKDYKDIK, via the coding sequence ATGCAATTTATATTTTTTTTATCTAGTTTAACTTTGTTAATTTCTATATTATTTATAATTTTTATAAATGATTTATTATATTCAGCATTATTATTAATAGTTTCATTTTTATCTACTTCTATAATATTTTTTTTATTGGGTTCATGTTTGGCTGGATTTCTTCAAGTAATTATTTATTCTGGGGCAATTTTATTATTATTTGTTTTTATAATAATGATAATTAATAAAAAAGATAATTTTTTTATAATTGATTTGGATATAAAGAAATTTTTTGAATTTTTTTTATTTTTTTTAATTTCTAGCATTTTTTTTGTAGATATAACATATTTAGTTTTAAAACATTTGAATATTACACAATTTTATAAAGAAGTTGATATGAAAAGAGTTGGTAAAATTTTATTTTCAGATTATTTTTTTATAGTTGAATTATCTTCTATGTTGTTATTAGAATCATTAATTATATCTTTTTATATCAATAAAGATTATAAAGATATTAAATAA
- the nuoF gene encoding NADH-quinone oxidoreductase subunit NuoF: MKNYFYKNEETHPLTWRIKKFKKPIFIDEYERKRGYLAFKFALKNLSPDEVISIIKDSKLKGRGGGGFLTGEKWSLIPKKNYFGKKYLLCNADEMEPGTYKDKFLMEKIPHLLLEGILLSAYAIQASCSYIFLREEYFFSKNLLEKSILEAKKKKYIGKNILNSGFNMEIFIHTGAGRYICGEETALINSLEGKRPNPRVKPPFPSQSGLWNKPTCVNNVETLSNVPAIILNGSKWYKNISKNNDTGTKLMGFSGKVKKPGIWELPFGITSREILEDYAGGMQDGYKLKAWFPGGAGTGILIEHYLDISMDFNSLSLVGSRLGTGICIAVDDKINIVSLLLNIEIFFSRESCGWCTPCREGLPWSVKILKDLKNKKGRIGDIEILEEICKNLSVGKTFCAFAPGAISPLYNAIKYFRKEFEDGINFNLPVVKNKISGIQSNNLNNI, from the coding sequence ATGAAAAATTATTTTTATAAAAATGAAGAAACTCATCCTTTAACATGGAGAATAAAAAAATTTAAAAAACCTATTTTTATAGATGAATATGAAAGAAAAAGAGGATATTTAGCATTTAAATTTGCTTTAAAAAATCTATCTCCTGATGAAGTTATTTCTATAATAAAAGATTCTAAATTAAAAGGCAGAGGCGGTGGTGGTTTTTTAACTGGAGAAAAATGGAGTTTGATTCCTAAAAAAAATTATTTTGGTAAAAAATATTTATTATGTAATGCTGATGAAATGGAGCCTGGCACATATAAAGATAAATTTTTAATGGAAAAAATACCTCATTTATTATTAGAAGGAATATTATTAAGTGCTTATGCTATACAAGCTTCTTGTAGTTATATATTTTTGAGAGAAGAATATTTTTTTTCAAAAAATTTATTAGAAAAATCTATATTAGAAGCGAAAAAAAAAAAATATATAGGAAAAAATATATTAAACAGTGGTTTTAACATGGAAATTTTTATACATACAGGAGCTGGAAGATATATATGTGGTGAAGAAACTGCATTAATAAATTCTTTAGAAGGGAAAAGACCTAATCCTAGAGTTAAACCACCTTTTCCATCTCAATCAGGATTATGGAACAAACCTACATGTGTAAATAATGTAGAAACATTATCAAATGTTCCAGCAATAATACTTAATGGATCTAAATGGTATAAAAATATTTCTAAAAATAATGATACTGGTACAAAACTAATGGGTTTTTCTGGAAAAGTAAAAAAACCAGGTATTTGGGAATTACCGTTTGGTATAACATCTAGAGAAATATTAGAAGATTATGCAGGTGGAATGCAAGATGGATATAAACTAAAAGCTTGGTTTCCAGGAGGAGCTGGAACAGGAATATTAATTGAACATTATTTAGATATATCAATGGATTTCAATAGTCTCAGTTTAGTTGGAAGTAGATTAGGAACTGGAATTTGCATAGCTGTAGACGATAAAATTAATATAGTATCTTTATTATTAAATATAGAAATTTTTTTTTCTAGAGAATCCTGTGGATGGTGTACTCCATGTAGAGAAGGTCTTCCATGGTCTGTTAAAATATTAAAAGATTTAAAAAATAAGAAAGGTAGAATAGGTGATATTGAAATATTAGAAGAAATATGCAAAAATTTAAGTGTTGGAAAAACTTTTTGTGCTTTTGCTCCAGGCGCGATAAGTCCTTTATATAATGCTATTAAATATTTTAGAAAAGAGTTTGAAGATGGAATAAATTTTAATTTACCTGTTGTTAAAAATAAAATCTCTGGAATTCAGTCAAATAATTTAAATAATATATAA
- the nuoE gene encoding NADH-quinone oxidoreductase subunit NuoE, which yields MINEKEKEFILKELEKYENSDAVVVESLKFVQKRLRWISLETMSEISKIISVPVSKIESIATFYNQIFRKPVGKNVIKYCDGVVCYINGYKKIKNAISKHLNICDGCTTKDNNFTLIPICCLGNCDNSPTIMINENLFSNITVKSVVNILESIK from the coding sequence ATGATAAATGAAAAAGAAAAAGAATTTATTTTAAAAGAGTTAGAAAAATATGAAAATTCTGATGCTGTTGTTGTGGAATCTTTAAAATTTGTACAAAAAAGATTAAGATGGATATCTTTAGAAACTATGTCAGAAATTTCAAAAATTATTTCAGTTCCTGTATCAAAAATAGAAAGTATAGCTACATTTTATAATCAGATATTTAGAAAACCAGTAGGAAAAAATGTTATAAAATATTGTGATGGAGTTGTTTGTTATATAAACGGATATAAAAAAATTAAAAATGCAATTTCTAAACATTTAAATATATGTGATGGTTGTACTACTAAAGATAATAATTTTACTTTAATACCAATTTGTTGTTTAGGAAATTGCGATAATAGTCCAACTATTATGATAAATGAAAATTTATTTTCTAATATTACTGTTAAATCAGTTGTAAATATATTGGAGAGTATAAAATGA
- a CDS encoding NADH-quinone oxidoreductase subunit L, which translates to MSIILSTIFFPLIGFFLLTILKDFLNKKILFFIGLFTLFISFLTSLFSFYYFYKFKKAFFVFNIWNLISIDNFKFNISFLLDELSLSMLIMITGIGVLIYFFSYWYMYLEEEIIKFFSYINLFISSMSILVLSDNFLLTYFGWESVGICSYLLVSFYNENIKNIFYSMKSFLISKISDIFFLISILLIYHCFNTFNIHEISNFLISEKVHKNLFLIKLICIFLLLSSISKSAQFPFHTWLPCAMVGPTPASALIHSATMVTAGVYLISRSKDIFLVYDQIFYLICCVSSFSIILGSMSSIFNKNIKKILAYSTISQIGYMFLSIGVKSWSCAIFHLISHAIFKSLIFISTCYIVLYNKNEQNIFKMNFIKKKNSLVYFSFLIGLLSLMSFPIISLGFYSKGEILFKILESKNYFFFFTAFLGSIFTTIYSYRLMFYILFSKKNYFKKKLYENFFHDIPTLILMFFSTFLGIFIIPNLSSFFSEHFKINNFYIILEFLFSFFVSFTMLIYYLLIKKKFFLKKLYFLKCLHNCLEKIFKQDLYFKNFYSKLENLYNFFSYFLYKDIFKFFIKFIFYIVRFINKLILKFHSGNLKLYILTFFLVSTSFYTLIIFI; encoded by the coding sequence ATGAGTATTATTCTTTCTACAATTTTCTTTCCTTTAATAGGATTTTTTTTATTAACTATTTTAAAAGATTTTTTAAATAAAAAAATTTTATTTTTTATAGGTTTATTTACTTTATTTATATCATTTTTAACTAGTTTATTTAGTTTTTATTATTTTTATAAATTTAAAAAAGCATTTTTTGTTTTTAACATTTGGAACTTAATATCAATAGATAACTTTAAATTTAATATTAGTTTTTTATTAGATGAACTCTCTTTATCTATGTTAATTATGATAACTGGTATAGGAGTATTAATATATTTTTTTTCTTATTGGTATATGTATTTAGAAGAAGAAATTATAAAATTTTTTTCTTATATAAATTTATTTATATCAAGTATGTCAATTTTAGTTTTATCTGATAACTTCTTATTAACTTATTTTGGATGGGAAAGTGTAGGTATTTGTTCTTATTTATTAGTAAGTTTTTATAATGAAAATATTAAAAATATTTTTTATTCTATGAAATCTTTTTTAATATCTAAAATAAGTGATATATTTTTTTTAATATCTATACTTCTAATATATCATTGTTTTAATACTTTTAATATACATGAAATATCAAATTTTTTAATTTCAGAAAAAGTTCACAAAAATTTATTTTTAATAAAATTAATTTGTATATTTTTATTATTATCATCTATATCAAAATCTGCTCAGTTTCCATTTCACACATGGCTTCCATGTGCTATGGTAGGACCAACACCTGCTTCAGCTCTAATACATTCAGCTACTATGGTTACTGCTGGTGTATATTTAATATCTAGATCTAAAGATATTTTTTTAGTATATGATCAAATATTTTATTTAATATGTTGTGTAAGTTCTTTTTCTATTATTTTAGGAAGTATGTCTTCTATATTTAATAAAAATATAAAAAAAATATTAGCATATTCTACTATAAGTCAAATAGGATATATGTTTTTATCTATAGGAGTAAAGTCTTGGTCTTGTGCTATATTTCATTTAATAAGTCATGCAATTTTTAAATCTTTAATATTTATATCTACTTGTTATATTGTTTTATATAATAAAAATGAACAAAATATATTTAAAATGAATTTTATTAAAAAAAAAAATTCTTTAGTATATTTTTCTTTTTTAATAGGTTTACTATCCTTAATGTCATTTCCAATAATAAGCTTAGGTTTTTATAGTAAAGGAGAAATTTTATTTAAAATATTAGAATCAAAAAATTATTTTTTCTTTTTTACAGCATTTTTAGGATCAATTTTTACTACTATTTATTCATATAGATTAATGTTTTATATATTATTTTCAAAAAAAAATTATTTTAAAAAAAAATTATATGAAAATTTTTTTCATGATATTCCAACATTAATTTTAATGTTTTTTTCTACTTTTTTAGGTATTTTCATAATTCCTAATTTATCAAGTTTTTTTTCTGAACATTTTAAAATAAATAATTTTTATATTATTTTAGAATTTTTATTTAGTTTTTTTGTTTCATTTACAATGTTAATTTATTATTTATTAATTAAAAAAAAATTTTTTTTAAAAAAATTATATTTTTTAAAATGTTTACATAATTGTTTAGAAAAAATTTTTAAACAAGATTTATATTTTAAAAATTTTTATTCTAAATTAGAAAATTTATATAATTTCTTTTCTTACTTTTTATATAAAGACATTTTTAAATTTTTTATTAAATTTATTTTCTATATTGTAAGATTTATTAATAAATTAATTTTAAAATTTCATTCAGGAAATTTAAAGTTATATATATTAACATTTTTTTTAGTGTCAACTTCATTTTATACATTAATAATATTTATATAG
- the nuoH gene encoding NADH-quinone oxidoreductase subunit NuoH: protein MNILLNFISAFSFVILITTLGAFLSILERKFLAILQNRCGPNRVGWFGSLQILADMIKIFFKEDWIPPFSKKFIFFISPIVAFCISLFMFFIIPFNNKCNILKIDIGILFFLMLVSLTMYSTILSGLSSGNKYSLLGSIRSISQTISYEIFLGISLMSIIIKSDSCNINDIIISQRHIWNIVPQFLNFLVFFIASLAICHRHPFDQPESEQEISDGYHIEYSGMKFGMFFIAEYISIFSISAFISCIFFGGYLGINNFPLSCMILKTFILVCLFILIRASIPRPRYDKIISFGWKFCFPISLLNLFGTAFFVLIYN, encoded by the coding sequence ATGAATATTTTATTAAATTTTATAAGTGCTTTTTCTTTTGTTATTTTAATAACTACGCTTGGGGCTTTTTTAAGTATATTAGAAAGAAAATTTTTAGCTATACTGCAAAATAGATGTGGTCCTAATAGAGTTGGTTGGTTTGGTAGTTTACAAATTTTAGCTGATATGATAAAAATATTTTTTAAAGAAGATTGGATACCTCCATTTAGTAAAAAATTTATATTTTTTATATCTCCAATAGTTGCATTTTGTATATCTTTGTTTATGTTTTTTATTATTCCTTTTAATAATAAATGTAATATATTAAAAATAGATATAGGAATATTATTTTTTTTAATGCTAGTAAGTTTAACTATGTACTCTACTATTTTATCTGGATTATCTAGTGGAAATAAATATTCTTTATTAGGATCTATAAGATCTATTTCTCAAACTATAAGTTATGAAATTTTTTTAGGAATATCATTAATGTCTATAATTATAAAATCTGATTCATGTAACATTAATGATATTATAATAAGTCAAAGACATATTTGGAACATTGTTCCTCAATTTTTAAATTTTTTAGTTTTTTTTATAGCTAGTTTAGCAATATGTCATAGACATCCTTTTGATCAACCTGAATCTGAGCAAGAAATATCTGATGGATATCATATAGAATATTCTGGAATGAAGTTTGGAATGTTTTTTATTGCTGAATATATATCAATTTTTTCTATTTCAGCATTTATTTCATGCATTTTTTTTGGTGGTTATTTAGGAATTAATAATTTTCCTTTATCTTGTATGATTTTAAAAACTTTTATTTTAGTATGTTTATTTATATTAATAAGGGCATCTATTCCTAGACCTCGTTATGATAAAATAATTTCTTTTGGATGGAAATTTTGTTTTCCAATTTCATTGTTAAATTTATTTGGTACTGCATTTTTTGTTTTAATATATAATTAA
- the nuoK gene encoding NADH-quinone oxidoreductase subunit NuoK, producing the protein MISIFYCFILSVLIFSLGVFIFFIKNNLFLMLIGLEIMLNACLLLFIVSGNYWNDANGQIIYIFIITSSAAEVCVSLSLLLKFYKINNTLNINLLSELKK; encoded by the coding sequence ATGATATCTATATTTTATTGTTTTATTTTATCTGTGTTAATTTTTTCATTAGGAGTTTTTATTTTTTTTATAAAAAATAATCTTTTTTTAATGTTAATAGGTTTAGAAATTATGTTAAACGCATGTTTATTACTTTTTATAGTTTCTGGAAATTATTGGAATGATGCAAATGGTCAGATAATTTATATATTTATAATTACTTCTTCTGCAGCAGAAGTTTGCGTTAGTTTATCACTATTATTAAAATTTTATAAAATTAATAATACATTAAATATAAATTTATTAAGTGAGTTAAAAAAATGA